The Zingiber officinale cultivar Zhangliang chromosome 10A, Zo_v1.1, whole genome shotgun sequence genome contains a region encoding:
- the LOC122028250 gene encoding lysine histidine transporter 1-like, with product METQGLSPPENYDSRQNQSEKEKEKAIDDWLPITSSRNAKWWYSAFHNVTAMVGAGVLSLPYAMSELGWGPGIAVMVISWIVTLYTLWQMVEMHEMVPGKRFDRYHELGQYAFGEKLGLYIVVPQQLIVEVGVCIVYMVTGGRSLKKFHDVVCSDCKQIKLTFFIMIFASVHFVLSQLPNFNSISGISLAAAVMSFSYSTIAWVASVDKGKQEHVEYGYKSDTQERTVMRFLAALGDVAFAYAGHNVVLEIQATIPSTPEKPSKKPMWKGVIVAYIVVALCYFPVAFVGYWAFGNGVEDNILVSLSRPHWLIAMANMMVVVHVIGSYQIYAMPVFDMMETVLVKRLRFPPGLTLRLITRSAYVAFTMFVGITFPFFGGLLSFFGGFAFAPTTYFLPCIMWLAIYKPRRFSLSWITNWICIILGVLLMILAPIGALRDIIGNIIDKQYKFYQ from the exons ATGGAAACTCAAGGTCTATCACCCCCTGAGAACTACGACAGTAGACAAAATCAG AGCgaaaaagagaaggagaaggcgATCGACGACTGGCTTCCCATCACATCCTCCCGCAACGCCAAGTGGTGGTACTCCGCCTTCCACAATGTCACCGCCATGGTCGGAGCTGGCGTCCTCAGTTTGCCTTACGCCATGTCCGAACTCGGATG GGGGCCTGGGATCGCCGTGATGGTCATTTCATGGATCGTGACCCTGTACACCCTGTGGCAAATGGTGGAGATGCACGAGATGGTTCCCGGGAAGCGATTCGATCGGTACCACGAGTTGGGACAATATGCTTTCGGCGAGAAGCTAGGCCTTTACATCGTCGTTCCCCAGCAGCTGATTGTGGAAGTCGGCGTCTGCATCGTCTACATGGTCACCGGCGGCAGATCCCTCAAGAAGTTCCACGACGTCGTCTGCTCTGACTGCAAGCAGATCAAGCTCACCTTTTTCATCATGATCTTCGCCTCTGTGCACTTTGTCCTCTCGCAGCTTCCCAACTTCAACTCTATTTCTGGGATATCTCTGGCCGCCGCTGTTATGTCTTTCAG TTATTCTACCATTGCATGGGTGGCTTCGGTGGACAAGGGGAAGCAGGAGCATGTGGAATACGGTTACAAATCTGATACACAAGAAAGGACTGTGATGAGGTTCCTGGCGGCGCTGGGAGATGTGGCCTTCGCGTACGCCGGCCACAACGTGGTGCTGGAAATCCAAGCCACCATTCCTTCCACTCCCGAGAAGCCTTCCAAGAAGCCGATGTGGAAGGGCGTGATCGTCGCCTACATCGTCGTCGCCCTCTGCTACTTCCCTGTGGCTTTCGTCGGCTACTGGGCCTTCGGCAACGGAGTCGAGGACAACATCCTGGTCTCTCTAAGCAGACCGCACTGGCTAATTGCCATGGCCAACATGATGGTCGTCGTTCACGTGATCGGAAGCTACCAG ATCTACGCGATGCCTGTGTTCGACATGATGGAGACGGTGCTGGTCAAAAGGCTTCGCTTTCCTCCTGGTCTAACTCTTCGCCTGATAACACGAAGTGCTTATGTCG CATTCACCATGTTCGTCGGCATAACCTTCCCCTTCTTCGGCGGACTACTCTCTTTCTTCGGCGGATTCGCGTTCGCCCCGACCACATACTTC CTTCCTTGCATCATGTGGCTTGCTATTTACAAACCCAGAAGGTTTAGCTTATCTTGGATCACTAATTGG ATCTGCATAATTCTTGGGGTCCTGCTGATGATCTTGGCTCCTATTGGTGCATTGCGAGACATCATCGGAAACATAATAGACAAGCAATACAAGTTCTACCAATGA